A window from Zingiber officinale cultivar Zhangliang chromosome 7A, Zo_v1.1, whole genome shotgun sequence encodes these proteins:
- the LOC121999267 gene encoding uncharacterized protein LOC121999267 has translation MGSQLGMPYPYIFSPTQPPVIHLNESRRATIDPSISDKESLTPSSVPATQLPPHSSQEECEVELEENESKRRFWSLYEDVVLAKSWPTISTDAVIGNDQTDQAFGKRIADHYNKHRPTGSMTRSYQRLKSHYYRFTPMVNEFSATYNNFYTHRQSGWSDENVLENALNMWKANNKGKDFKYMHVWRVLKEYEKYTPQSVTHYSNKKARTSESGGNTSTSNPNTSVDLDDSEVRIRPIGQKAAKRKGKSKGREGDTMEHSIDKE, from the coding sequence ATGGGTAGCCAACTTGGGATGCCTTATCCTTACATATTTTCTCCTACTCAACCACCTGTCATACATTTGAATGAATCAAGAAGGGCAACTATTGATCCATCTATCAGCGACAAAGAATCTCTAACACCATCATCTGTTCCTGCAACTCAGTTGCCACCACACTCATCACAAGAGGAGTGTGAAGTTGAGCTGGAGGAAAATGAATCGAAACGAAGATTTTGGTCTCTCTATGAAGATGTGGTCCTTGCGAAGTCATGGCCAACTATAAGCACTGATGCAGTCATTGGTAATGACCAGACGGATCAAGCTTTTGGGAAACGTATAGCTGATCACTACAACAAACATCGGCCCACTGGATCTATGACGAGAAGTTATCAGCGGCTGAAATCACATTATTATAGGTTTACACCAATGGTAAATGAATTTTCTGcaacttataataatttttatactcatcgGCAAAGCGGTTGGAGTGACGAGAATGTGTTGGAGAATGCATTGAATATGTGGAAAGCCAACAACAAAGGCAAGGATTTTAAGTATATGCATGTGTGGAGGGTTCTCAAAGAATATGAGAAATATACTCCACAATCAGTTACTCATTACTCTAACAAGAAGGCAAGGACATCCGAATCAGGGGGAAACACTTCAACATCAAATCCAAATACAAGTGTTGATTTAGATGACTCTGAAGTCCGCATTCGTCCTATAGGGCAAAAGGCAGCgaagagaaaaggtaaatctaaAGGCAGAGAGGGCGACACAATGGAACATAGCATCGACAAAGAATGa